A single region of the Drosophila takahashii strain IR98-3 E-12201 chromosome 2R, DtakHiC1v2, whole genome shotgun sequence genome encodes:
- the LOC108069535 gene encoding DENN domain-containing protein 1A isoform X6, producing the protein MGSRIKNDVKKLFEFWCEVSPTPGLERGTSPRGGGPAAPAGVIVESFPEGFRDQEVLTGIPSFAFPCDTASTSVQTYSFVHTTGDSKWRFGFCRQDPRTNTAMVIITYLPWHDTFLKLLPILGELKRTGSNGFRAFLSEAYNQGVPDCGGSLKVFYNAGHSHFTFERPLQFQLPSMPENHNLNLYYNFVEPKEMIAVFAAMLAERRIVFTSRHLDRLSSCIQAANAFLYPMVWQHIFIPVLPWEFKDYLGAPMPYLIGVPEPVLETVTSDELGEVVILNCDTKIFESPFDDVHNLPPEIVSQLKKYLNHTHDHIGDRISKIFLNALVQLIGGYRDAVEYHETSKTFNSQKFIESRPAHLRPFLAKMMDLQIFAQFIDDRLKMLNSGLGFSDEFELETVRYAEKKKRGRNYAIMKNLKDKLPGLEGTWEQGLHFVTASLCADSLTHLFGKAQFVAVVCQEPYLDCQPCQIHQTNKYQYINE; encoded by the exons ATGGGATCGCGTATCAA AAATGACGTGAAGAAGCTCTTCGAGTTCTGGTGCGAGGTCTCCCCGACGCCGGGACTGGAGAGGGGCACAAGTCCCCGAGGCGGTGGCCCTGCCGCGCCCGCCGGCGTCATCGTGGAGAGCTTCCCCGAAGGATTCCGCGACCAGGAGGTGCTCACCGGCATCCCATCGTTTGCCTTTCCCTGCGACACAGCAAG CACCTCGGTGCAGACGTATTCCTTTGTGCACACCACCGGCGACTCGAAATGGCGCTTTGGCTTCTGCCGACAGGATCCCAGGACGAACACGGCCATGGTGATCATTACATATCTGCCGTGGCACGACACCTTCTTAAAGCTACTACCCATTCTTGGCGAGCTGAAGCGGACGGGTTCCAACGGATTCCGCGCCTTTCTGTCCGAGGCCTACAACCAGGGAGTTCCGGATTGCGGCGGCAGCCTTAAAGTCTTTTACAACGCAGGGCACAGT CACTTTACCTTCGAGCGCCCACTGCAGTTCCAGTTGCCCAGCATGCCAGAAAAT CACAACTTGAATTTATACTATAACTTCGTGGAGCCCAAGGAGATGATTGCCGTGTTTGCTGCCATGCTGGCCGAGCGTCGAATTGTCTTCACCTCGAGACACCTGGACCGGCTGTCCTCCTGCATCCAGGCGGCGAACGCATTCCTATATCCCATGGTCTGGCAGCACATCTTCATACCGGTGCTGCCGTGGGAGTTCAAAGACTACCTGGGTGCGCCCATGCCATATCTGATTGGTGTGCCAGAACCAGTGCTCGAAACT GTGACCAGCGATGAGCTGGGCGAAGTTGTGATCCTGAACTGTGATACGAAAATATTCGAAAGCCCCTTTGACGATGTGCACAATCTGCCACCGGAGATTGTCTCACAGCTGAAAAAGTATCTGAATCACACGCACGACCACATCGGCGACCGGATCTCGAAGATCTTTCTAAACGCCTTGGTACAGCTGATCGGCGGCTATCGGGACGCGGTCGAGTACCACGAGACCAGCAAGACCTTCAATTCCCaaaaattcattgaatctCGGCCGGCGCACCTGCGCCCGTTTCTTGCCAAAATGATGGATCTGCAGATATTTGCGCAGTTCATCGACGATCGCCTGAAGATGCTCAATAGCGGGCTCGGATTCTCCGATGAGTTCGAACTGGAGACGGTGCGCTATGCAGAAAAGAAGAAGCGCGGCCGCAACTACGCCATCATGAAGAACCTGAAGGACAAG TTGCCTGGCTTGGAGGGGACTTGGGAGCAGGGCTTGCATTTCGTTACCGCCTCTCTCTGCGCTGACTCGCTAACCCACT TATTTGGGAAAGCGCAGTTTGTCGCGGTTGTTTGCCAAGAACCATATTTAGACTGCCAACCATGCCAAATCCACCAAACCAATAAATACCAATATATAAACGAGTAG
- the LOC108069535 gene encoding DENN domain-containing protein 1A isoform X8: protein MGSRIKNDVKKLFEFWCEVSPTPGLERGTSPRGGGPAAPAGVIVESFPEGFRDQEVLTGIPSFAFPCDTASTSVQTYSFVHTTGDSKWRFGFCRQDPRTNTAMVIITYLPWHDTFLKLLPILGELKRTGSNGFRAFLSEAYNQGVPDCGGSLKVFYNAGHSHFTFERPLQFQLPSMPENHNLNLYYNFVEPKEMIAVFAAMLAERRIVFTSRHLDRLSSCIQAANAFLYPMVWQHIFIPVLPWEFKDYLGAPMPYLIGVPEPVLETVTSDELGEVVILNCDTKIFESPFDDVHNLPPEIVSQLKKYLNHTHDHIGDRISKIFLNALVQLIGGYRDAVEYHETSKTFNSQKFIESRPAHLRPFLAKMMDLQIFAQFIDDRLKMLNSGLGFSDEFELETVRYAEKKKRGRNYAIMKNLKDKYLGKRSLSRLFAKNHI from the exons ATGGGATCGCGTATCAA AAATGACGTGAAGAAGCTCTTCGAGTTCTGGTGCGAGGTCTCCCCGACGCCGGGACTGGAGAGGGGCACAAGTCCCCGAGGCGGTGGCCCTGCCGCGCCCGCCGGCGTCATCGTGGAGAGCTTCCCCGAAGGATTCCGCGACCAGGAGGTGCTCACCGGCATCCCATCGTTTGCCTTTCCCTGCGACACAGCAAG CACCTCGGTGCAGACGTATTCCTTTGTGCACACCACCGGCGACTCGAAATGGCGCTTTGGCTTCTGCCGACAGGATCCCAGGACGAACACGGCCATGGTGATCATTACATATCTGCCGTGGCACGACACCTTCTTAAAGCTACTACCCATTCTTGGCGAGCTGAAGCGGACGGGTTCCAACGGATTCCGCGCCTTTCTGTCCGAGGCCTACAACCAGGGAGTTCCGGATTGCGGCGGCAGCCTTAAAGTCTTTTACAACGCAGGGCACAGT CACTTTACCTTCGAGCGCCCACTGCAGTTCCAGTTGCCCAGCATGCCAGAAAAT CACAACTTGAATTTATACTATAACTTCGTGGAGCCCAAGGAGATGATTGCCGTGTTTGCTGCCATGCTGGCCGAGCGTCGAATTGTCTTCACCTCGAGACACCTGGACCGGCTGTCCTCCTGCATCCAGGCGGCGAACGCATTCCTATATCCCATGGTCTGGCAGCACATCTTCATACCGGTGCTGCCGTGGGAGTTCAAAGACTACCTGGGTGCGCCCATGCCATATCTGATTGGTGTGCCAGAACCAGTGCTCGAAACT GTGACCAGCGATGAGCTGGGCGAAGTTGTGATCCTGAACTGTGATACGAAAATATTCGAAAGCCCCTTTGACGATGTGCACAATCTGCCACCGGAGATTGTCTCACAGCTGAAAAAGTATCTGAATCACACGCACGACCACATCGGCGACCGGATCTCGAAGATCTTTCTAAACGCCTTGGTACAGCTGATCGGCGGCTATCGGGACGCGGTCGAGTACCACGAGACCAGCAAGACCTTCAATTCCCaaaaattcattgaatctCGGCCGGCGCACCTGCGCCCGTTTCTTGCCAAAATGATGGATCTGCAGATATTTGCGCAGTTCATCGACGATCGCCTGAAGATGCTCAATAGCGGGCTCGGATTCTCCGATGAGTTCGAACTGGAGACGGTGCGCTATGCAGAAAAGAAGAAGCGCGGCCGCAACTACGCCATCATGAAGAACCTGAAGGACAAG TATTTGGGAAAGCGCAGTTTGTCGCGGTTGTTTGCCAAGAACCATATTTAG
- the Hydr1 gene encoding phospholipase ABHD3 isoform X1, translating into MLCALVRGPSTGHKLALYRSVSELLGPVHDVRSLSGGRGVHHRQPQLQNHPAHRQDLLSLSRPAESSKLSVRSLHSEHDAMFYSMYAYLSNLPRLHVLGMAVVAYVVYYLIQVVKRPIIACSEGPFKQYLIRKVPTLENKYWPTFWCVESRAQTVLASLLRSKSLPHVNYRREILSLKDGGEVALDWMEEGCDASAPCILILPGLTGESQAEYIKCLVFAAQQSGMRVVVFNNRGLGGIELKTPRLYCAANCEDLCEVIQHVRRTLPAQCKLGATGISMGGLILGNYLARKSDEARSFLSAAKIISVPWDVHKGSASIEKPVINSLLGRHLAGSLCRTLRNHLDIYRDIYQDSDIDIQRILRCKTIKEFDELFTAKQFGYAHVNDYYSDATLHNKLDHISVPLLCLSAADDPFQPLDAIPIKAANQCTHVAIVITARGGHIGFLEGWWPSTKDQYMGRLFTEYFTKALFDEDGEFEHTANKMHERFLAKQTVALASSSPVLLAKKMDADQLDHKVKLM; encoded by the exons ATGCTGTGCGCCCTTGTCCGTGGTCCCTCCACCGGCCACAAGTTGGCCCTGTACCGCTCCGTGTCCGAGCTTCTTGGCCCGGTGCACGATGTCCGCAGCCTGTCCGGCGGAAGAGGCGTCCATCACCGGCAGCCACAGCTCCAGAACCACCCAGCCCACCGCCAAGATCTACT CTCGCTTTCCCGGCCAGCGGAGAGTTCCAAATTGTCAGTGCGAAGCCTTCACTCGGAGCACGACGCCATGTTCTACTCGATGTACGCCTACTTGTCCAACCTGCCGCGCCTCCACGTCCTGGGCATGGCGGTGGTGGCCTATGTCGTCTATTACCTCATCCAGGTGGTCAAG CGACCGATAATCGCCTGTTCGGAGGGGCCGTTCAAACAGTATCTGATCCGCAAGGTGCCGACGCTGGAGAACAAGTACTGGCCCACCTTCTGGTGCGTGGAGAGTCGTGCCCAGACCGTCCTGGCGAGCCTGCTGCGCTCCAAGAGTCTGCCGCACGTCAACTACCGCCGCGAGATCCTCTCGCTGAAGGATGGCGGCGAGGTGGCGCTGGACTGGATGGAGGAGGGCTGCGACGCGAGCGCTCCGTGCATCCTCATCTTGCCAGGTCTTACCGGCGAGTCGCAGGCGGAGTACATCAAGTGCCTGGTCTTCGCCGCCCAGCAGTCTGGCATGCGGGTGGTGGTGTTCAACAACCGCGGACTGGGCGGCATAGAGCTCAAGACACCGCGTCTCTACTGCGCCGCCAACTGCGAGGATCTGTGCGAGGTCATCCAGCATGTGCGACGCACCTTGCCGGCGCAGTGCAAGCTGGGAGCCACTGGGATCTCGATGGGTGGCTTGATTTTGGGAAACTATCTGGCCCGCAAGAGCGACGAGGCCAGGAGCTTCTTGTCGGCGGCAAAGATTATCTCGGTGCCTTGGGACGTCCACAAGGGCAGTGCCAGCATCGAGAAGCCGGTGATCAACAGCCTGCTGGGCCGCCATTTGGCCGGCAGTCTGTGCCGCACCTTGCGCAACCACCTGGACATATACAGGGACATTTACCAGGACTCGGACATTGATATTCAGCGCATCTTGCGCTGCAAGACCATCAAGGAGTTCGACGAACTGTTCACGGCCAAGCAGTTTGGATATGCCCACGTGAATGACTACTACTCGGATGCCACGCTGCACAATAAACTGGACCACATCTCGGTGCCGCTGCTCTGCCTGAGTGCTGCCGACGATCCGTTCCAGCCACTGGACGCCATCCCCATCAAGGCGGCCAATCAGTGCACTCACGTGGCCATCGTGATTACCGCTCGTGGCGGGCACATCGGGTTCCTCGAGGGCTGGTGGCCGTCCACCAAGGACCAGTACATGGGCCGCCTGTTCACGGAGTACTTTACCAAGGCGCTGTTCGACGAGGATGGCGAGTTCGAGCACACGGCCAACAAGATGCACGAGCGATTCCTGGCCAAGCAGACGGTGGCACTGGCCTCCTCGTCGCCAGTCCTGCTCGCCAAGAAGATGGACGCTGATCAGCTGGACCACAAGGTCAAGCTGATGTGA
- the Hydr1 gene encoding phospholipase ABHD3 isoform X2 — MFYSMYAYLSNLPRLHVLGMAVVAYVVYYLIQVVKRPIIACSEGPFKQYLIRKVPTLENKYWPTFWCVESRAQTVLASLLRSKSLPHVNYRREILSLKDGGEVALDWMEEGCDASAPCILILPGLTGESQAEYIKCLVFAAQQSGMRVVVFNNRGLGGIELKTPRLYCAANCEDLCEVIQHVRRTLPAQCKLGATGISMGGLILGNYLARKSDEARSFLSAAKIISVPWDVHKGSASIEKPVINSLLGRHLAGSLCRTLRNHLDIYRDIYQDSDIDIQRILRCKTIKEFDELFTAKQFGYAHVNDYYSDATLHNKLDHISVPLLCLSAADDPFQPLDAIPIKAANQCTHVAIVITARGGHIGFLEGWWPSTKDQYMGRLFTEYFTKALFDEDGEFEHTANKMHERFLAKQTVALASSSPVLLAKKMDADQLDHKVKLM, encoded by the exons ATGTTCTACTCGATGTACGCCTACTTGTCCAACCTGCCGCGCCTCCACGTCCTGGGCATGGCGGTGGTGGCCTATGTCGTCTATTACCTCATCCAGGTGGTCAAG CGACCGATAATCGCCTGTTCGGAGGGGCCGTTCAAACAGTATCTGATCCGCAAGGTGCCGACGCTGGAGAACAAGTACTGGCCCACCTTCTGGTGCGTGGAGAGTCGTGCCCAGACCGTCCTGGCGAGCCTGCTGCGCTCCAAGAGTCTGCCGCACGTCAACTACCGCCGCGAGATCCTCTCGCTGAAGGATGGCGGCGAGGTGGCGCTGGACTGGATGGAGGAGGGCTGCGACGCGAGCGCTCCGTGCATCCTCATCTTGCCAGGTCTTACCGGCGAGTCGCAGGCGGAGTACATCAAGTGCCTGGTCTTCGCCGCCCAGCAGTCTGGCATGCGGGTGGTGGTGTTCAACAACCGCGGACTGGGCGGCATAGAGCTCAAGACACCGCGTCTCTACTGCGCCGCCAACTGCGAGGATCTGTGCGAGGTCATCCAGCATGTGCGACGCACCTTGCCGGCGCAGTGCAAGCTGGGAGCCACTGGGATCTCGATGGGTGGCTTGATTTTGGGAAACTATCTGGCCCGCAAGAGCGACGAGGCCAGGAGCTTCTTGTCGGCGGCAAAGATTATCTCGGTGCCTTGGGACGTCCACAAGGGCAGTGCCAGCATCGAGAAGCCGGTGATCAACAGCCTGCTGGGCCGCCATTTGGCCGGCAGTCTGTGCCGCACCTTGCGCAACCACCTGGACATATACAGGGACATTTACCAGGACTCGGACATTGATATTCAGCGCATCTTGCGCTGCAAGACCATCAAGGAGTTCGACGAACTGTTCACGGCCAAGCAGTTTGGATATGCCCACGTGAATGACTACTACTCGGATGCCACGCTGCACAATAAACTGGACCACATCTCGGTGCCGCTGCTCTGCCTGAGTGCTGCCGACGATCCGTTCCAGCCACTGGACGCCATCCCCATCAAGGCGGCCAATCAGTGCACTCACGTGGCCATCGTGATTACCGCTCGTGGCGGGCACATCGGGTTCCTCGAGGGCTGGTGGCCGTCCACCAAGGACCAGTACATGGGCCGCCTGTTCACGGAGTACTTTACCAAGGCGCTGTTCGACGAGGATGGCGAGTTCGAGCACACGGCCAACAAGATGCACGAGCGATTCCTGGCCAAGCAGACGGTGGCACTGGCCTCCTCGTCGCCAGTCCTGCTCGCCAAGAAGATGGACGCTGATCAGCTGGACCACAAGGTCAAGCTGATGTGA
- the alc gene encoding 5'-AMP-activated protein kinase subunit beta-1, with translation MGNASSTVHMQRERHKSTDLSTPSSPAHFRESVAAAAGGGGGVAQGGSAGAAALGGAAGGGGGGGGGQAFSFDKKHTAVLNEGSSQEDDDPYYTGTGTGSSTRRGTADDSTTSAVPREHSTSMDNTEEEEAGTEPLAGSQLIGDEDDIRKTALPTVLRWDGGGKNVTISGTFSNWKPITMVRSHQNFVTIIDLPEGDHQYKFCVDGEWKHDPKLKSVENDEGHRNNLVSVRESDFEVFQALAKDSENVTNYAEKEYSQEVPQVKPWEKVSGPPVLPPHLLQVILNKDTPLSCEPTLLPEPNHVMLNHLYALSIKDGVMVLSATHRYRKKYVTTLLYKPI, from the exons ATGGGCAACGCCAGCTCCACCGTGCACATGCAACGCGAGCGCCACAAGTCGACCGACTTGTCCACTCCGAGCTCTCCCGCACATTTCCGCGAATCGGTTGCTGCGGCAGCgggagggggaggaggagTGGCACAGGGAGGAAGTGCTGGCGCAGCAGCTTTGGGCGGGGCAGCGGGCGGCGGAGGGGGCGGAGGCGGGGGCCAAGCTTTCTCGTTCGACAAAAAACATACGGCAGTCTTGAACGAGGGCTCGTCGCAAGAAGACGACGACCCGTACTACACGGGAACTGGAACTGGATCATCCACTAGACGAGGCACCGCCGACGACTCGACGACATCAGCTGTTCCGCGAGAACACTCCACCAGCATGGACAacaccgaggaggaggaggcgggaACGGAGCCTCTGGCGGGATCTCAGCTGATTGGCGACGAGGACGACATCCGCAAGACGGCCCTGCCCACCGTTCTCCGGTGGGATGGCGGCGGCAAGAACGTAACCATCTCGGGCACCTTCTCCAACTGGAAGCCCATCACCATGGTGCGCAGCCACCAGAACTTTGTGACCATCATCGATCTGCCGGAGGGCGACCACCAGTACAAGTTCTGCGTGGACGGCGAGTGGAAGCACGATCCCAAGCTG AAAAGCGTTGAGAACGACGAGGGGCACAGAAATAACCTGGTGTCCGTGCGGGAATCCGATTTCGAGGTGTTCCAGGCCTTGGCAAAAGACAGCGAGAACGTGACCAACTACGCGGAGAAGGAGTACTCGCAGGAGGTGCCCCAGGTGAAGCCCTGGGAGAAGGTATCCGGCCCACCCGTTCTTCCGCCTCACCTGCTGCAGGTCATTCTCAACAAAGACACACCGCTCTCG TGCGAACCCACTCTGCTGCCGGAACCGAACCATGTGATGCTGAACCACTTGTACGCACTGTCCATCAAGGATGGTGTCATGGTCCTGAGCGCCACGCACCGGTATCGCAAGAAGTACGTCACCACACTGCTCTACAAGCCCATTTAG
- the LOC108054344 gene encoding uncharacterized protein, producing the protein MDSVKSFFAGSSKDGNLANNQQSNVPGSSIRSPWGRSWSTSSQHTDPEPGARTTNSTTSKSGNPCDVKRKDSDNYFYIMWRA; encoded by the exons ATGGATAGCGTCAAGTCGTTCTTCGCCGGTTCCAGCAAAGATGGAAACCTGGCCAACAACCAGCAGTCAAATGTACCCGGATCCTCGATCAGAAGCCCTTGGGGTCGCAGCTGGAGCACTAGCTCCCAGCACACAGATCCTGAGCCAGGAGCAAGAACCACCAACTCCACGACCAGCAAGAGCGGAAATCCCTGCGATGTTAAGCGCAAGGACAGTGATAACTACTTCTACATCAT GTGGCGCGCCTGA
- the LOC108054347 gene encoding uncharacterized protein, which yields MDAITILGLVYWLICMILFGPLMFFVCVYLPEVPVRYVKSLRQQT from the coding sequence ATGGACGCCATCACAATCTTGGGCTTGGTCTACTGGCTGATCTGCATGATTTTGTTCGGGCCTTTGATGTTCTTTGTCTGCGTGTACCTGCCTGAAGTTCCTGTGCGGTATGTGAAGAGCCTGAGGCAGCAGACCTGA
- the shrb gene encoding charged multivesicular body protein 4 gives MSFFGKMFGGKKEVAPTTGEAIQKLRETENMLIKKQEFLEAKIEDELNIARKNASKNKRVALQALKKKKRLEKQLQQIDGTLSTIEMQREALESANTNTAVLTTMKNAADALKTAHQNMDVDKVHDMMDDIAEQQDVAREISDAISNPVAFGADLDDEDLERELDELEQENFDKEIIGIPEPAPTLPEAPTEDLPEKAKEKKKAATTAATAADDDDPDMKQLLSWSN, from the exons ATGAGTTTCTTCGGGAAGATGTTCGGCGGCAAGAAGGAGGTGGCCCCCACCACCGGCGAGGCGATACAGAAGCTGCGCGAGACGGAGAACATGCTCATCAAGAAGCAGGAGTTCCTGGAGGCCAAGATCGAGGACGAGCTGAACATAGCTCGCAAGAATGCgtccaaaaacaaaagag TGGCCCTGCAAGCGCTCAAAAAGAAGAAGCGCCTGGagaagcagctgcagcagatcGATGGCACCCTGTCCACAATCGAGATGCAACGGGAGGCCTTGGAGAGCGCCAACACAAACACTGCCGTCTTGACCACGATGAAGAATGCCGCGGATGCCCTCAAAACAGCCCATCAGAACAT GGATGTGGACAAGGTGCACGACATGATGGACGACATTGCCGAGCAGCAGGACGTGGCCCGTGAGATCTCCGATGCCATCTCCAACCCAGTGGCCTTTGGGGCCGATCTCGACGACGAGGATCTCGAGCGGGAACTCGACGAGCTGGAGCAGGAGAACTTTGATAAGGAAATTATTGGAATTCCCGAGCCGGCGCCCACATTGCCCGAAGCGCCCACAGAAGATTTGCCCGAAAAGGCCAAGGAAAAGAAGAAGGCGGCTACCACGGCAGCTACAGCGGCCGATGATG ATGATCCAGACATGAAGCAGCTGCTATCCTGGTCCAACTAA
- the Prp38 gene encoding pre-mRNA-splicing factor 38: MANRTVKEAKNVHGTNPQYLIEKIIRSRIYDSKYWKEQCFALTAELLVDKAMELRFVGGVYGGNIKPTQFLCLTLKMLQIQPEKDIVVEFIKNEEFKYVRALGAFYLRLTGAALDCYKYLEPLYIDNRKLRRQNRAGQFEIVYMDEYIDELLRNDRVCDIILPRIQKRSILEENNEIEPKVSVLDEDLDDELPSDEEKADDASRPKENSASVRRPRRARSKSRSRSRERDRRSGQGNNARSRDYYDELEDYDRQRNRVRNRDNQNEDYDRRQTGGRQDRDRERQDRDRMRERDRNGDRDRRERERERDRGRHDQRERDSRGERDRRRY, encoded by the coding sequence ATGGCCAACCGCACGGTGAAGGAGGCAAAAAATGTGCACGGCACCAATCCGCAGTACCTCATCGAGAAGATCATCCGCTCGAGAATCTACGACTCGAAGTACTGGAAGGAGCAGTGCTTCGCCCTCACGGCGGAACTGCTGGTGGACAAGGCCATGGAGCTGCGTTTCGTGGGCGGCGTCTACGGCGGCAACATCAAGCCCACCCAGTTCCTCTGCCTCACGCTCAAGATGCTGCAAATCCAGCCGGAGAAGGACATCGTGGTGGAGTTCATCAAGAACGAGGAGTTCAAGTACGTGCGCGCTCTGGGAGCCTTCTATCTGCGGCTCACGGGAGCCGCGCTGGACTGCTACAAGTACCTGGAGCCCCTGTACATTGACAACCGCAAGCTGCGCCGCCAGAATCGCGCCGGCCAGTTCGAGATCGTCTACATGGACGAGTACATAGACGAACTGCTGCGCAACGACCGTGTCTGCGACATCATACTGCCCCGCATCCAGAAGCGCTCCATTCTGGAGGAGAACAACGAGATCGAGCCCAAGGTGTCTGTGCTGGACGAGGACTTGGACGACGAGCTGCCCAGCGACGAGGAGAAGGCGGACGATGCCAGCAGGCCCAAGGAGAACTCTGCCTCAGTGCGGCGACCGCGAAGAGCCCGCTCCAAGTCCAGGTCGCGCAGTCGGGAGCGCGACCGGAGATCTGGGCAGGGCAACAACGCCCGCTCCCGGGACTACTACGATGAACTGGAGGACTACGACCGCCAGCGGAACCGAGTGCGCAACCGGGACAACCAGAACGAGGACTATGACCGCCGGCAAACCGGTGGGCGCCAGGATCGGGATAGGGAGCGCCAGGATCGGGACAGGATGAGGGAGCGGGACAGGAACGGGGACAGAGATCGCCGGGAAAGGGAGCGAGAACGCGACCGCGGACGTCATGATCAGCGCGAACGAGATTCGCGGGGAGAACGAGATCGACGCCGCTACTAA
- the LOC108054299 gene encoding probable peptidoglycan muropeptide transporter SLC46, producing MPRSDTEALVTDVEAGEDSAPRILDASSAASSEQVDLPPVPPPHDFNSYRWFILEPAVFLIFFARYLIGAVYQNQILYQTCVTIEKFNATQCEPLLGIDRGSDADKEVEVIVQTYSANIMMTTSLLESIIPAFASLFLGPWSDKFGRRPILLTTFTGYLSGALILIVITYITRSTNISPWWFLLSSVPSVLSGGTCALITGIYCYISDVAKERKKALRMVLNEASLCAGMMMGNVASGYIYAATNALVLFSVAGTLMMLALMYVFLFVPESLNPADIHTGSRIREFFRFDLVKDLVRTCFKRRPNFDRAIIWLTMIALTIAIFDMEGEGTVNYMFMQDQFNWTIKDFSLFNASRIVIQIVGSIVGMVVLRRVLKMSIVTMAMLSLACCVLESTVRATAVYWQEMYLGMTLGMMRGVMGPMCRAILSHVAPATEVGKIFALTTSMESVSPLGAAPLYTTVYKATLQYYPGAFNFISAVLYFVCYILIAVIFGIQKSMGSSSIYQAIGS from the exons ATGCCCCGCTCTGATACGGAGGCCTTGGTGACCGATGTGGAGGCTGGCGAAGATTCGGCGCCACGCATTCTGGACGCCTCTTCTGCGGCCAGCAGTGAGCAGGTGGACCTTCCTCCAGTTCCTCCGCCCCATGACTTCAACAGCTACCGTTGGTTCATCCTGGAGCCCGCAGTTTTTCTAATCTTCTTCGCCAGATATCTAATCG GGGCGGTTTATCAAAATCAGATCCTCTACCAGACCTGCGTCACCATCGAGAAATTTAATGCCACGCAATGTGAGCCGTTGCTGGGCATCGATCGCGGATCGGATGCGGATAAA GAAGTCGAAGTGATAGTACAGACGTATTCGGCAAATATCATGATGACAACCTCTTTGCTGGAGAGTATAATACCTGCCTTCGCGAGTCTATTCCTGGGTCCCTGGTCCGACAAGTTCGGAAGGCGACCCATTCTGCTGACTACTTTCACGG GTTACCTCTCTGGCGCTctaattttaatagttattacCTACATAACCAGGTCCACGAATATTAGCCCGTGGTGGTTCCTTTTGTCCTCAGTTCCTTCGGTCCTAAGCGGTGGAACATGCGCCTTGATCACGGGCATCTATTGCTACATATCCGATGTGGCCAAGGAGCGAAAGAAGGCTTTAAG AATGGTTCTCAATGAGGCCTCCCTATGCGCTGGAATGATGATGGGCAATGTGGCCAGCGGCTACATCTATGCCGCCACGAATGCCTTGGTTCTTTTTTCCGTAGCCGGAACCCTGATGATGCTTGCCTTGATGTACGTATTTCTGTTTGTGCCAGAGAGCTTAAATCCAGCCGATATACACACAGGA TCGCGAATCCGCGAGTTCTTCCGTTTCGATTTGGTCAAGGATTTAGTACGCACCTGCTTCAAAAGGCGACCAAACTTTGATCGCGCCATCATCTGGCTTACTATGATTGCCCTGACGATAGCCATTTTCGATATGG AGGGCGAGGGCACTGTAAACTACATGTTCATGCAGGATCAATTCAACTGGACCATCAAGGACTTCAGCCTGTTCAACGCCTCCCGCATTGTGATCCAAATCGTGGGCAGCATTGTCGGCATGGTGGTACTGCGACGGGTCCTAAAAATGTCCATCGTTACAATGGCGATGCTTTCCCTGGCCTGCTGCGTCCTGGAGAGCACGGTGCGAGCCACTGCCGTGTACTGGCAGGAGATGTACTTGGGCATGACGCTGGGAATGATGCGGGGCGTCATGGGTCCTATGTGTCGTGCGATTCTCTCGCATGTTGCGCCTGCCACGGAAGTGG GCAAGATTTTCGCTCTGACCACTTCCATGGAGTCGGTGTCCCCGCTCGGGGCTGCTCCTCTGTACACAACCGTCTACAAGGCAACGTTGCAATACTACCCAGGAGCTTTCAATTTCATCAGCGCCGTTCTATACTTTGTCTGCTACATTCTGATAGC gGTGATTTTCGGAATCCAGAAGTCGATGGGCAGCAGCAGTATCTACCAGGCTATAGGCAGTTAA